A region of Natribaculum luteum DNA encodes the following proteins:
- a CDS encoding RNA-binding domain-containing protein: MSEIYRVDVEITAPVYDTEVTTRIADAVANVFPNAEIEKRHGEIAGTAHSLDHFSDLLHRQEILDTARGEFFSNREGDTFSFALKKQAAFEERVNFAVGEPDELGEIAVRVRVHEPTLEEYVDHVAPPTEDGRPIEG, translated from the coding sequence ATGAGTGAAATCTACCGCGTCGACGTCGAGATTACGGCACCGGTCTACGACACCGAGGTCACGACACGGATCGCAGACGCCGTGGCGAACGTCTTTCCGAACGCCGAGATCGAAAAGCGCCACGGCGAGATTGCGGGGACTGCACACTCGCTCGATCACTTTTCGGACCTCCTGCACCGACAGGAGATCCTCGATACCGCTCGCGGCGAGTTCTTCTCGAACCGCGAGGGCGATACGTTCTCGTTTGCGCTGAAGAAACAGGCGGCGTTCGAAGAGCGCGTGAACTTCGCCGTGGGCGAACCGGACGAACTCGGCGAGATCGCGGTTCGCGTGCGAGTCCACGAGCCCACACTCGAGGAGTACGTCGATCACGTCGCACCACCGACGGAAGACGGCAGACCGATCGAGGGCTAA
- a CDS encoding aminopeptidase has protein sequence MDPRIREHAEIIANHSVDLQEGDNVVVDAHPVAEDLVVALHEVIGDYGANPVSTSQRTGKRQQRAFLHASDGEFETPEHELALIENTDVYIAIRASDNVTQTSDVAPEISAAYQQAHRPILEERLSTRWCLTQFPAPANAQLAEMSTEAYESFVWDAVNKDWEAQREHQANMVEIMDDADEIRIKSGDTTDVTMSIAGNPTINDHGEHNLPGGEVFTAPVPDSVEGEVLFDMPLYHQGREITDVYLEFEGGEVVSHSAAKNEDLLTEVLETDDGARRLGELGIGMNRDIDQFTYNMLFDEKMGDTVHMAVGRAYDDTVGEGNEQNESAVHVDMIVDMSENSFIEVDGERVQEDGTFVFEE, from the coding sequence ATGGACCCGCGCATCCGCGAGCACGCAGAGATCATCGCGAACCACTCGGTCGACCTCCAGGAAGGCGACAACGTCGTCGTCGACGCCCACCCCGTCGCCGAGGACCTCGTCGTCGCCCTCCACGAGGTGATCGGCGATTACGGAGCGAACCCCGTCTCCACGAGCCAGCGGACGGGCAAACGTCAGCAACGGGCGTTCCTCCACGCGTCCGACGGCGAGTTCGAGACGCCCGAACACGAACTCGCGCTGATCGAGAACACGGACGTCTACATCGCCATCCGGGCGAGCGACAACGTCACCCAGACCAGCGACGTCGCCCCCGAGATCAGCGCCGCCTACCAGCAGGCCCACCGACCCATCCTCGAGGAACGGCTCTCGACGCGGTGGTGTCTCACGCAGTTCCCCGCGCCAGCGAACGCCCAGCTCGCCGAAATGAGCACCGAAGCCTACGAGAGCTTCGTCTGGGACGCCGTCAACAAAGACTGGGAAGCCCAGCGCGAACACCAGGCGAACATGGTCGAGATCATGGACGACGCCGACGAGATCCGCATCAAAAGCGGCGACACGACCGACGTGACGATGTCGATCGCGGGCAACCCGACGATCAACGACCACGGCGAACACAACCTGCCCGGTGGCGAGGTCTTCACCGCACCCGTCCCCGACAGCGTCGAGGGCGAGGTCCTGTTCGACATGCCGCTGTACCACCAGGGCCGGGAGATCACCGACGTCTACCTCGAGTTCGAGGGCGGCGAAGTCGTCTCTCACTCGGCGGCGAAAAACGAAGACCTCCTGACCGAGGTGCTCGAGACCGACGACGGCGCGCGCCGACTCGGTGAACTCGGCATCGGGATGAACCGCGACATCGACCAGTTCACGTACAACATGCTGTTCGACGAGAAGATGGGCGACACCGTCCACATGGCGGTCGGCCGCGCCTACGACGACACCGTCGGTGAGGGCAACGAGCAGAACGAAAGCGCCGTCCACGTCGATATGATCGTCGACATGAGCGAGAATTCGTTCATCGAGGTAGACGGCGAGCGCGTCCAGGAGGACGGAACGTTCGTCTTCGAAGAGTAG
- a CDS encoding YccF domain-containing protein yields the protein MSQRSLLVRAIWFLLVGWWLTPIVINLAWALNVTVVLAPVGIKLINLVPTVLTLKEPRSFTDPELARGQPSLVIRAVYFVFVGWWLSFLWANVAAFLAVTIVGLPIAIWMINRLPYVTSLYRFDG from the coding sequence ATGAGTCAGCGATCCTTGCTCGTCCGTGCGATCTGGTTTCTCCTCGTCGGCTGGTGGCTGACGCCGATCGTGATCAACCTCGCGTGGGCGCTGAACGTGACCGTCGTCCTCGCTCCAGTCGGGATCAAACTGATCAACCTCGTCCCGACAGTGTTGACCCTGAAAGAGCCACGCTCGTTTACGGATCCGGAGCTGGCGCGCGGCCAGCCCTCGCTCGTGATCCGGGCGGTCTACTTCGTCTTCGTCGGCTGGTGGTTGAGCTTTCTCTGGGCGAACGTCGCGGCGTTTCTCGCGGTGACGATCGTCGGGCTGCCGATCGCGATCTGGATGATCAACCGCTTGCCGTACGTCACGTCGCTGTATCGCTTCGACGGCTAG
- a CDS encoding type IV pilin N-terminal domain-containing protein gives MVAITVILAAVIAAFVLDLGQGQQDNARAGVQVDVSDSAKEVQISVTSLDNAEEVLIRGDVGEWDVPAGGGSGSFADAEPSLSTTGASTTLEWESTGSRTDGEVYLSSNSGTLSVVGVTDDGTETTIQTVDYDFS, from the coding sequence ATGGTAGCAATTACTGTAATCTTAGCAGCAGTGATCGCTGCATTTGTCCTTGATCTTGGACAAGGCCAGCAAGACAATGCTCGAGCCGGTGTTCAGGTCGACGTCTCAGATAGTGCAAAAGAGGTGCAGATATCGGTGACGTCGTTAGACAACGCAGAAGAGGTTCTCATCCGAGGTGACGTAGGCGAGTGGGACGTTCCTGCTGGTGGTGGTAGCGGTTCATTCGCCGATGCTGAACCATCCCTATCTACGACAGGCGCATCTACCACGCTTGAATGGGAAAGTACGGGATCGAGAACAGATGGGGAAGTATACTTGTCGTCTAACTCGGGGACTCTCTCAGTTGTCGGAGTGACAGACGACGGAACAGAAACCACCATCCAAACCGTTGACTACGACTTCAGTTGA
- a CDS encoding metallophosphoesterase — protein MIAIFSDTHSHRGHELEGEALAAAREADAVIHAGDFTTERALEAFLEECSVLYAVYGNADEPAVRDRLPTDRIVEESGIRVAVTHRRDGGEVGLAMFGRSRDADVVVSGHSHRPTVAETEDVLLLNPGSHAQPRGNRPGFATLESTEGGLEGRLCEPDGTVIETFERKS, from the coding sequence ATGATCGCGATCTTCTCCGACACGCACAGCCACCGCGGACACGAACTCGAGGGCGAGGCGCTCGCCGCGGCACGCGAGGCTGATGCCGTGATCCACGCGGGCGACTTCACGACCGAGCGCGCACTCGAGGCGTTCCTCGAGGAGTGTTCGGTGCTGTACGCCGTCTACGGCAACGCCGACGAGCCGGCGGTTCGAGACCGGTTGCCGACCGACCGGATCGTCGAGGAGTCGGGGATTCGGGTCGCCGTCACTCACCGACGCGACGGCGGCGAGGTGGGCCTGGCGATGTTCGGTCGATCGCGAGACGCCGACGTGGTCGTCTCCGGACACAGCCACCGCCCGACGGTGGCAGAGACCGAAGACGTCCTGTTGCTCAACCCGGGCAGCCACGCCCAGCCGCGCGGAAACAGGCCGGGGTTCGCGACGCTCGAGTCGACAGAGGGCGGCCTCGAGGGGAGGCTGTGCGAACCAGATGGAACGGTCATCGAGACGTTCGAGCGAAAATCGTGA
- a CDS encoding AAA family ATPase: protein MDVIGTVGLPGSGKGEAATVAREEGIPVVTMGDVVRQETEARGLDPAKDHGTVAQALREEDGPTAIAERSLPMIENRLEDHDVVVVDGIRSDVEVDVFEDRFGEDFTLVSIEAPFEVRAERIDARGRDAGEDDGGEGLAARDERERGFGMDDAMDRADVVVENTNSLESFHERVRTIIRGTDDEKRTEAEADP from the coding sequence ATGGACGTCATCGGAACGGTGGGGTTGCCCGGCAGCGGCAAGGGCGAGGCCGCCACGGTCGCACGCGAGGAGGGCATTCCGGTGGTAACGATGGGCGACGTCGTCCGACAGGAAACGGAGGCCCGCGGGCTCGATCCCGCGAAAGACCACGGAACGGTCGCCCAGGCGTTGCGCGAGGAGGACGGTCCGACGGCGATCGCCGAACGATCGTTACCGATGATCGAAAACCGCCTCGAGGACCACGACGTGGTGGTCGTCGACGGCATCCGGTCCGACGTCGAGGTCGACGTCTTCGAGGACCGGTTCGGCGAGGACTTTACGCTCGTCAGCATCGAAGCGCCGTTCGAGGTCCGTGCCGAGCGAATCGACGCCCGTGGCCGCGACGCGGGCGAAGACGACGGTGGCGAGGGGCTGGCTGCCCGCGACGAGCGCGAACGCGGCTTCGGAATGGACGACGCGATGGACCGTGCCGACGTCGTCGTCGAGAACACGAACTCACTCGAGTCGTTCCACGAGCGGGTTCGAACGATCATCCGCGGCACCGACGATGAAAAACGTACGGAGGCCGAAGCCGACCCATGA
- a CDS encoding signal recognition particle protein Srp54, protein MVLDDLGSSLRGTLDKLRGKSRISEEDVEEVVKEIQRSLLQADVDVSLVMELSDSIKERALEEEPPAGTPARDFVLRIVYEELVDLIGESTELPLEEQTILLAGLQGSGKTTSSAKMAWWFSTKGLRPAVIQTDTFRPGAYDQAKQMCERAEVDFYGDPDADDPVQIARDGLEATSEADVHIVDTAGRHALEDDLIAEIEEIESVVEPDTSLLVLDAAIGQGAKDQAQQFDESIGIDGVVITKLDGTAKGGGALTAVDQTDSSIAFLGTGEEVEDIERFEPNGFISRLLGMGDLGQLAERVERAMEQTQVEEEDWDPEDMLKGQFTLNDMQKQMEAMNNMGPLDQVMDMIPGFGGGIKDQLPDDAMDVTQERMRKFEVIMDSMTDAEKEYPRAIGASQIERIARGSGTNEEDVRELLQQFKMMERTIKQFQGMGSEQEMQRMMKKMQQQGGGGGMGGMGPF, encoded by the coding sequence ATGGTACTCGACGATCTCGGAAGTTCTCTCCGAGGCACCCTCGACAAACTTCGCGGGAAGTCCCGCATTTCGGAAGAAGACGTCGAGGAGGTCGTCAAGGAGATCCAGCGGTCGCTACTGCAGGCCGACGTCGACGTCTCGCTCGTGATGGAGCTGTCGGACTCGATCAAAGAACGCGCACTCGAGGAAGAGCCGCCAGCGGGGACGCCGGCGCGCGATTTCGTCTTGCGCATCGTCTACGAGGAACTGGTCGATCTCATCGGCGAGTCGACCGAGCTGCCACTCGAGGAACAGACTATCCTGCTGGCTGGACTGCAGGGGTCGGGGAAGACGACGTCCTCGGCGAAGATGGCGTGGTGGTTCTCGACGAAGGGGCTCCGTCCGGCAGTGATTCAGACGGACACCTTCCGTCCCGGCGCGTACGACCAGGCAAAGCAGATGTGCGAACGGGCGGAGGTCGACTTCTACGGCGACCCCGACGCCGACGACCCCGTCCAGATCGCCCGCGACGGCCTCGAGGCGACCAGCGAGGCGGACGTCCACATCGTGGACACCGCCGGCCGCCACGCCTTAGAGGACGACCTGATCGCGGAGATCGAGGAGATCGAGTCGGTCGTCGAACCCGACACCTCGCTTCTGGTCCTCGACGCGGCGATCGGGCAGGGCGCGAAAGACCAGGCCCAGCAGTTCGACGAGTCGATCGGCATCGACGGCGTCGTCATCACGAAACTCGACGGAACCGCGAAAGGTGGCGGTGCGCTGACGGCGGTCGACCAGACCGACTCGTCGATCGCCTTCCTCGGCACCGGCGAGGAGGTCGAGGACATCGAACGCTTCGAGCCCAACGGCTTCATCTCTCGGCTGCTCGGCATGGGAGACCTGGGCCAGCTCGCAGAACGCGTCGAACGCGCGATGGAGCAGACCCAGGTCGAAGAGGAAGACTGGGACCCCGAGGACATGCTCAAGGGCCAGTTCACCTTGAACGACATGCAAAAGCAGATGGAGGCGATGAACAACATGGGTCCGCTCGACCAGGTGATGGACATGATCCCCGGCTTCGGCGGCGGGATCAAAGACCAGCTGCCCGACGACGCGATGGACGTCACCCAGGAGCGGATGCGCAAGTTCGAGGTCATCATGGACTCGATGACCGACGCCGAGAAGGAGTACCCCCGCGCCATCGGTGCGAGCCAGATCGAACGCATCGCACGCGGCTCGGGCACGAACGAGGAGGACGTCCGGGAACTGCTCCAGCAGTTCAAGATGATGGAACGGACAATCAAGCAGTTCCAGGGGATGGGCTCCGAACAGGAGATGCAGCGGATGATGAAGAAGATGCAACAGCAAGGCGGTGGCGGCGGTATGGGCGGCATGGGTCCGTTCTGA
- a CDS encoding DNA polymerase V family protein, whose product MTKQSLNRRRFTTLLGAGTMVAIAGCADSLGSGGSDDENGSDGTETEEEGDSSGLGTDDEDDSDSTETEDDDSENDSVFGGDTENDSDTENDSDGGFGDDTENDSDTENDSDGGFGDDTENDSDDES is encoded by the coding sequence ATGACAAAACAGTCACTCAACAGGCGTCGATTCACGACACTACTCGGTGCAGGCACGATGGTTGCGATCGCCGGCTGTGCGGACTCGCTCGGTAGTGGCGGCTCGGACGACGAAAACGGCAGCGACGGCACGGAGACCGAAGAGGAAGGCGACAGCAGTGGTCTGGGTACCGACGACGAAGACGACAGCGACAGTACGGAGACCGAGGACGACGACTCCGAAAACGACAGCGTGTTCGGGGGCGACACCGAAAACGACAGCGACACCGAAAACGACAGCGACGGCGGATTCGGAGACGATACCGAAAACGACAGCGACACCGAAAACGACAGCGACGGCGGATTCGGAGACGATACCGAAAACGACAGCGACGACGAAAGCTGA
- a CDS encoding helix-turn-helix domain-containing protein encodes MKSARVSIGHDVAALSSIHAGICSSPDIDREIVLGGQTVDGVETITSFVYGDVAAYEDLLEGREAVREYDVTETTDGFFLYLRRELGSRERSLLDALAGDTVVVVPPIEVRSDRTIRLTIVGHPTDLASVLENVPDGVTVDVLWVSDSASVAETPASDRQRTALRAAWDVGYYDVPRRNGIEAVADELDCAVSTASELLRRAEANVVGRALDRQ; translated from the coding sequence ATGAAATCCGCGCGCGTCTCGATCGGACACGACGTGGCGGCGCTGTCGTCGATACACGCGGGAATCTGTTCGTCGCCGGATATCGACCGGGAAATCGTCCTCGGCGGCCAGACGGTCGACGGCGTCGAAACGATCACTTCGTTCGTCTACGGCGACGTCGCAGCGTACGAGGACCTGCTGGAGGGCCGCGAGGCGGTCCGGGAGTACGACGTGACCGAGACGACCGACGGGTTCTTCCTGTATCTCCGCCGGGAACTCGGCTCCAGGGAGCGGTCATTGCTGGACGCGCTTGCAGGGGACACCGTGGTCGTCGTCCCGCCGATCGAGGTCCGCTCGGACCGGACGATCCGGCTGACGATCGTCGGCCACCCGACGGATCTCGCGAGCGTGCTCGAGAACGTTCCCGACGGCGTGACGGTCGACGTGCTGTGGGTGAGCGACAGCGCGTCGGTTGCCGAGACGCCGGCCTCCGACCGGCAGCGGACGGCGCTCCGGGCCGCCTGGGACGTCGGCTACTACGACGTTCCCCGCCGAAACGGCATCGAGGCGGTCGCGGACGAACTCGACTGTGCGGTCTCGACAGCGTCCGAACTCCTCCGACGGGCGGAGGCCAACGTGGTCGGCCGGGCACTCGATCGCCAGTGA
- a CDS encoding cation diffusion facilitator family transporter has translation MASSKSVVLAALVANGAIAVLKFAGFLLTGSAAMLSETYHSISDTGNQVFLLIGIRFGARDPTRAHPFGYGKAQFFYSFLVSVLLFGIAGWESLTHGYSVLAHGEAHVSSSQTPPLPLVGAVDGVYVNYAVLLGAIGFESYAFAKAYEAIRLQMDEHGWESFREAFRKTTDVTTLTALTEDTIALAGAGIALFGVYLTRQTGDPVYDATAAVLIGLLLMGFALALAWENKRLLLGESLIAPEEAELRELVAESDGVDDVVDFRTVYFGPEQLLVTADVAFDPDLETETLERTVDAIEDALRAHNSQIEKVYVEPEE, from the coding sequence ATGGCAAGTAGCAAGTCGGTCGTACTCGCCGCACTGGTCGCGAACGGAGCGATCGCCGTCCTGAAGTTCGCCGGGTTCCTGCTGACCGGCAGCGCGGCGATGCTGTCGGAGACGTACCACTCGATCTCGGACACGGGAAACCAGGTCTTCCTGCTGATCGGCATCCGGTTCGGCGCGCGCGATCCGACCCGGGCACACCCGTTCGGCTACGGCAAGGCACAGTTTTTCTACAGTTTCCTCGTCAGCGTGTTGCTCTTTGGCATCGCTGGCTGGGAGAGTCTCACACACGGGTACTCGGTGCTTGCCCACGGCGAGGCCCACGTCTCGAGCAGTCAGACGCCGCCGCTTCCGCTCGTCGGCGCGGTCGATGGCGTCTACGTCAACTACGCGGTCTTGCTCGGTGCGATCGGCTTCGAGTCCTACGCGTTCGCGAAGGCGTACGAGGCGATCCGTCTCCAGATGGACGAACACGGCTGGGAGAGCTTTCGCGAGGCGTTCCGGAAGACGACCGACGTGACGACGCTGACGGCACTCACGGAGGACACAATCGCACTCGCCGGCGCCGGCATCGCGCTGTTTGGCGTCTACCTCACGCGGCAGACGGGTGATCCGGTCTACGACGCGACGGCCGCGGTGCTCATCGGCCTGTTGCTCATGGGCTTTGCACTCGCGCTGGCGTGGGAGAACAAGCGACTCCTGCTGGGTGAGAGTCTCATCGCGCCCGAGGAGGCGGAGCTTCGTGAACTCGTCGCCGAGAGCGACGGCGTAGACGACGTCGTCGACTTTCGTACAGTCTACTTCGGCCCCGAACAGCTCCTCGTGACGGCCGACGTCGCGTTCGACCCGGACCTCGAGACGGAAACACTCGAGCGCACCGTCGACGCCATCGAAGACGCGCTGCGCGCTCACAACTCCCAGATCGAGAAAGTGTACGTCGAACCGGAGGAGTGA
- a CDS encoding threonine aldolase family protein, protein MIDLRSDTVTKPDEEMREVARDAAVGDDVYGEDPTVNELEARAADLVGKEAALYVPTGTMGNQVAARVHTEHGQEVLADRQSHVVKYELGGLAQHSGLQVRMLDADPNGVPTPEQVADGYVAEDVHRPGTGLLCLENTHNARGGRAIPSGEIAAAAEAAHDHGVPVHLDGARVFNAAVALDVPVTDITEPVDSVMFCLSKGLGAPVGSMLAGSEEFVERARRTRKLFGGGMRQVGVIAGPGLRALENVDDLATDHENARVLADGLDSVAGLSVAEPETNIVLADVAETGLDAAAVIDRLRDHEVLATQFGPTTVRFCTHRDVDREDVETAVDRVATALE, encoded by the coding sequence ATGATCGACCTGCGTTCGGACACGGTCACGAAACCAGACGAGGAGATGCGCGAGGTAGCACGCGACGCCGCGGTCGGCGACGACGTCTACGGCGAGGATCCGACGGTGAACGAACTCGAGGCCCGCGCCGCCGACCTCGTGGGCAAGGAAGCCGCGCTGTACGTTCCCACCGGGACGATGGGCAACCAGGTCGCCGCCCGCGTCCACACGGAGCACGGCCAGGAGGTGCTCGCGGATCGGCAGAGCCACGTCGTCAAGTACGAACTCGGTGGCCTCGCCCAGCACTCGGGACTGCAGGTGCGGATGCTCGACGCCGATCCGAACGGGGTTCCGACGCCCGAACAGGTCGCCGACGGCTACGTCGCCGAAGACGTCCACCGGCCTGGCACCGGGCTGCTCTGTCTCGAGAACACCCACAACGCCCGTGGCGGCCGCGCGATTCCATCGGGGGAGATCGCGGCTGCAGCCGAGGCGGCCCACGACCACGGCGTGCCGGTCCACCTCGACGGCGCGCGGGTGTTCAACGCCGCGGTCGCCCTCGACGTTCCCGTCACCGACATCACGGAGCCGGTCGATTCGGTCATGTTCTGTCTCTCGAAGGGCCTTGGCGCGCCCGTCGGATCGATGCTCGCGGGCAGCGAGGAGTTCGTCGAGCGCGCCCGCCGGACCCGCAAACTGTTCGGCGGCGGCATGCGCCAGGTCGGCGTGATCGCCGGCCCCGGCCTGCGTGCCCTCGAGAACGTCGACGACCTCGCGACCGACCACGAGAACGCGCGCGTCCTCGCCGACGGCCTCGATTCGGTCGCGGGACTCTCGGTGGCAGAACCGGAGACGAACATCGTCCTCGCCGACGTCGCGGAAACAGGCCTCGACGCGGCGGCTGTCATCGACCGCCTTCGAGACCACGAGGTGCTTGCCACGCAGTTTGGGCCGACGACGGTCCGGTTTTGCACCCACCGCGACGTCGACCGCGAGGACGTCGAGACCGCTGTCGACCGCGTCGCGACGGCACTCGAGTAG
- a CDS encoding class I SAM-dependent methyltransferase — MNAESKQPGDATESATPDPTDPGYERHLERSRTMWNRWSDWYTMSERDFEPIREAAIDRLGLESGDRVLEIGCGPGVNFALVREAIGETGRLVAIDYSPEMVAKARDRIERHGWDNVEVHCADATRVDIEGSFDAAVATLSMSIMPDVRAAVGNVHRHLESGKSFVVFDLRPVPEGPARIANPFLRWFLRWYANWNPDGDVLASLRAVFTECTVGETYAAGTAYTVHCRKSVSPEE, encoded by the coding sequence GTGAACGCCGAATCGAAGCAGCCTGGAGACGCAACGGAGTCGGCCACCCCTGACCCGACCGACCCGGGGTACGAGAGGCACCTCGAGCGCAGTCGGACGATGTGGAACCGCTGGAGTGACTGGTACACGATGAGCGAGCGCGACTTCGAACCGATACGGGAGGCGGCGATCGATCGACTGGGGCTCGAGTCCGGCGATCGCGTCCTGGAGATCGGCTGTGGTCCGGGCGTCAACTTCGCGCTCGTACGCGAGGCGATCGGCGAGACGGGGCGACTCGTCGCCATCGATTACAGCCCCGAGATGGTCGCGAAGGCTCGCGACCGGATCGAGCGACACGGGTGGGACAACGTCGAAGTTCACTGCGCCGATGCGACGAGAGTCGACATCGAGGGATCGTTCGACGCGGCCGTCGCGACGCTCTCGATGAGTATCATGCCGGACGTCCGGGCGGCGGTGGGGAACGTTCACCGTCACCTCGAGTCTGGCAAATCGTTCGTCGTGTTCGACCTCCGTCCCGTCCCGGAGGGTCCCGCGCGGATCGCAAACCCGTTTCTCCGATGGTTCCTCCGCTGGTACGCGAACTGGAACCCCGACGGCGACGTCCTCGCGTCGCTCCGTGCCGTCTTCACGGAGTGTACGGTCGGCGAGACGTACGCGGCGGGAACGGCGTATACCGTCCACTGTCGCAAGTCGGTCTCGCCGGAGGAGTAG
- a CDS encoding type IV pilin, translating to MDVTRLRSKLIGSENERAVSPVIGVILMVAITVILAAVIAAFVLDLGQGQQENAQAGVSIDGDEVTVTSLNNADGIYFVDNSGVMGSISVGSTDSNDATVNQVGSTVDLDSQGASGTVSIVAYIGDASGAGTNIEDNVETTTTIQTHEMS from the coding sequence ATGGACGTTACACGACTCAGATCGAAGCTCATCGGGAGTGAAAACGAACGAGCAGTATCGCCAGTTATTGGTGTCATTCTTATGGTCGCAATCACGGTTATTCTTGCAGCCGTAATTGCGGCATTCGTGCTTGATCTTGGACAAGGTCAGCAGGAGAATGCCCAGGCGGGTGTGTCAATTGACGGTGATGAAGTAACTGTCACTAGTCTCAATAATGCAGATGGTATCTACTTTGTTGATAATAGTGGCGTGATGGGTTCGATCAGCGTTGGGTCAACCGATAGTAATGATGCAACAGTGAATCAAGTCGGCTCAACTGTCGATCTAGACTCACAGGGAGCGTCTGGAACTGTGAGTATTGTTGCATATATTGGTGATGCGAGTGGTGCTGGTACCAACATCGAGGACAATGTTGAAACCACGACCACGATCCAAACGCACGAGATGAGCTAA